From the genome of Oscillospiraceae bacterium, one region includes:
- a CDS encoding IS110 family transposase translates to MISVGIDISKGKSTVCILKPYGEVLLSPREILHTESEIAELMNLILSFNEETKIIMEATGAYHLSLLRKFLEYGLVTCIVNPLRMKKYTSVSMRKGKTDNLDAIKIASYVISSLSFGILVSLPQCPKPVLYTLALDGLRKRDTA, encoded by the coding sequence ATGATTAGTGTCGGAATTGACATTTCCAAAGGAAAAAGTACGGTTTGCATCCTGAAACCTTATGGCGAAGTGCTACTATCGCCGCGTGAAATCTTGCATACAGAATCGGAAATTGCAGAATTGATGAACCTGATTCTAAGTTTCAACGAGGAAACGAAAATCATCATGGAGGCAACCGGGGCTTATCATTTGTCGCTGCTCAGAAAGTTCTTGGAATACGGACTGGTCACTTGCATCGTAAACCCATTGCGCATGAAGAAATACACATCTGTTTCCATGCGGAAAGGCAAAACAGACAATCTCGATGCCATTAAAATCGCAAGCTATGTGATTTCGTCGTTGAGTTTTGGCATTTTGGTGTCATTACCGCAATGTCCGAAACCCGTTTTGTATACGCTTGCGCTCGATGGGCTGAGAAAAAGGGATACCGCTTAG